CCAACAAAACCAACGTTTCTTGCTACAGGTATTAAATCATTGTAGGCACCTTGAAACATGTTCAACAACCGTCTAAGTATCTTCATAACCAAAATCGTTAGCTCTCAGTCTAATGCCTCTCGTAATCTAGCTTGGTTCACAGCTTCGGCAAGCTCTGCGGGCATCACTCCAGCCGGATCTCGTAATTGTGTAAATGAATCCCCATCCTTTGGCCCAAGAACTCCGGCATCCTTCACAAAGCCACGGTGTGAATCAAAGAAGAAGATAGTCGCATGTAAAGCATCTGGTGCAACTTCTGAGACGTGGAACTCGGCGGCCGGAACTGTGTACGTTGACCCCCTAGCATGAGTCTCTGAATGAATCTTTCTAGCTCGGAAGAGCTTCCCCGTGTTCTGCACAGTAGAAGATGCCTGATGTGTCTTGTACACAGTATCCGCCCCCTTGCCGTCGTTCCACGCAAGTGCATACCCTGCGTGCGTGGCTTCTTCTGGCTCCTCGACAGGATCAACTTGATAGGAGTGATCCACGCCCTGCCCTGCCAAGACCCAGCTCTGCGCAAACGGCTGGTGAGAGTGTAAGTGAAAATCGGGGTTCCCGCGCTTGCCGTCCGGCATCCAGACGTGCAGGCGAATGAGCTCGTCGATGCTGCCGTCCTTGACCAAGCTGCACAATGGGACTGAGAGAAAGCCTTGTGCGCTGCGAGAAGCGGTGAACAGTGTTCGGGAAGATGTTGATGTGAGGGCGTCGCGGATGATGGCCCAGCATTGGCTGATGTCGTCTGCTGTTGCGGGCTGGTTTTGGCGTGCTGTTTCGCGGAGCAATGACACTGCTACTGCGACGAGTGCAATATGGACGGCTGCCCCGGCCATTCCTGTGACATTTTGCTGGATGATGACTTGCCAGTCCTGAAAAGAAAGACTGGCCGATTTCGTTTTGGTCTCACTGCCTTCGTTGCCTGGAGACAGCAGCTGTTTGATTGTGTCAATTTCATCAGAAGCAGCCTTAGTAGCCTGTGCGACCCCTGTCAACGATCTGAAGACTGTCTCATATGAAATATCCATTTTGTCTCGTTGATGAATGGCCCTGCTGATGCAACTCTTGGTTCCTACTAATATCTGAATGATGCTGAACGAGGGAAATACAGCGATGCGTGATTGAAGCCATTTAACTCTTATTAGTTGGAAACATCAAGCTCTATATAGGAGTCAATTTGATAGATGAAGTACGGCTATCCGCAAGGCACATTGCATGCTGAATATTGATCCTTTTGACGAATCACAAGCGACCGGTGGTGACACACCGTCAGCACAGCCCCGACGCATCCAGGCAACACCGGGCTGCGAAGTGGAAAATGTGGAATAATGTGCGAAAAGAAAAGTCATGTTCATATTATATGGATATCTCTAATACTACAATTCGAAAAACCTTCAGTGCCTCGCACCCTCGCCGTTGACAACCTTGTCAACATTACGATGAGTGCCTCTAATGGGCGCACCGTTGTTCTCCGTCAGACTCTGGCAGGTCGTGACGTCAATGCCGTTGGCGTActtgttcttcttctcccTTGCAAAGCCGTTGTGTGTACCATTGAAAGTCAGGTTAGCAATGCCATCGTATCCCTTGATACCGGTGCTCTTCTCCAGGCGCTCAGCAATCTCAGGATCGACCTCCCTGAAGATGGCAATCTGCTTCTTCAAAGGCTCCGGGTTCTTGCACAGCTCCATCTTGCCCGTGACGTTGTTGATGAAGCGCTCACGTGCGTCCTCGTCCCAGACCTTCTGCCACAGGGCGCGCGGCGCAACAAAGTCCTCTGGTCTGATCTCGGAGAGGAAGGTGATGGCCTGGCCGGTAAAGTGACCATGCGTCTTGTCCAGGTCCACGGTACGGGCCTTGAACTGAACGGGATCGATGGAGCTGAGGTAGTTGGGGCGCGCACCCTGGTTGAAAAACGCCATGGCACCATCACGCTGGAAGTTGGCCATCTTGTGGGCGGTCTTTGGTGCGTTAACGGGAAGTTGCTGGTAGTTTACGCCGATACGGTGACGATGGGTATCAGGGTAGGAGAACAGACGGGACTGAAGGACCGGGTCGGCGGAGGGCTCGATGCCGGGGGGCATGTGCGAGGGGTTGAAAGCAACCTGCTCGACCTCGGCGAAGTAGTTCTGAGGGTTCTCGTTCAGGGTGAACTCGCCCACCTTGCGGAGGGGGTATTTGCCCTGAGGCCACACGTGCGTAAGGTCAAAGACGTTGATCATGTCGTTTTCCCATGCATCCTCTGCCTCCTTGGGTGTCATGGTCTGAATCTCAACTGACCACTTGGGGTAGTCGCCGTTCTGGATGGCCTCGAAGAGATCCTTGCCGGAGTAGTCGGCTGACTTGGTGAGAGAGTCCTCTTGTGTGATGAATTTGGTGCCCTGCTGGGACTTCATGTGAATCTGAGCGTAAACC
The window above is part of the Colletotrichum lupini chromosome 9, complete sequence genome. Proteins encoded here:
- a CDS encoding catalase, which produces METVQRIIKHPIETAQKTFNMGSTDTSFAAHVAGQFSTYEKDRQMTSKEAIYSTSNGVPMPHPYETQRCGENGPLLLQDFHLINLLSHFDRERIPERVVHAKGSGAHGFFECTDPIPELTQADIFGTKGKKCPITVRFSTVGGESGSPDLARDPRGFSVKFRTEDGNWDMVANNTPVFFLRDPAKFPMFIHTQKRDPQTHLNHMDDSFMFWNYLSENPESIHQVMILMGDRGIPDGYRFMHGYAGHTMKLVNKDGSWVYAQIHMKSQQGTKFITQEDSLTKSADYSGKDLFEAIQNGDYPKWSVEIQTMTPKEAEDAWENDMINVFDLTHVWPQGKYPLRKVGEFTLNENPQNYFAEVEQVAFNPSHMPPGIEPSADPVLQSRLFSYPDTHRHRIGVNYQQLPVNAPKTAHKMANFQRDGAMAFFNQGARPNYLSSIDPVQFKARTVDLDKTHGHFTGQAITFLSEIRPEDFVAPRALWQKVWDEDARERFINNVTGKMELCKNPEPLKKQIAIFREVDPEIAERLEKSTGIKGYDGIANLTFNGTHNGFAREKKNKYANGIDVTTCQSLTENNGAPIRGTHRNVDKVVNGEGARH